A genome region from Microbacterium terricola includes the following:
- a CDS encoding MDR family MFS transporter, giving the protein MSTPSAAPEELTKPKMTHREVLTALSGLLLGMFVSMLASTVVSTSLPVIIHDLDGNQAAFTWVVTATLLTTAISTPIWGKLADLFNRKLLIQIAIAIFVLATAAAGFSQSPEMLISFRAVQGIGAGGLAALSQVLMADIISPRERGRYMGLFGAVMAVATIGGPLLGGVITDSLGWRWNFFVSLPFAILALIILQRTLHVSPRVKRKVSIDYLGIVFLSAAVALLLIWVTLAGDSFEWWSVETVLMVGGAIVGTIAFVITELRSKEPLIPLSLFRNRTFTLATIASIATGIAMFGASVFLSQFMQLARGATPTEAGLMTIPMIGGLLVSSIGVGALITKFGNWKPFLIVGSVFLIAGSYLLSTIHYDTNFALVSLYMFLLGAGVGMTMQNLVLVVQNTTNPSEIGVASSGVTFFRSLGGTIGVSVMGAALAAKVTELVTAGRDDITAAIMGLGADAPKWAETLQSGTLPQVSTMPESLRVLFEDIYAQGISHSFLIAVPFAVISLIAIVFLPNKPLTRMTTSERIQASEADLATVSVPEGMGVLAATGAVRTMDAGDAAPSAASATAAPGSDR; this is encoded by the coding sequence ATGTCCACGCCTTCTGCTGCTCCCGAGGAGCTCACGAAGCCCAAGATGACGCACCGCGAGGTGCTGACGGCCCTCTCCGGCCTCCTCTTGGGCATGTTCGTGTCGATGCTCGCCTCGACCGTCGTCTCCACCTCGCTGCCCGTGATCATCCACGACCTCGACGGCAACCAGGCCGCCTTCACGTGGGTCGTCACCGCGACGCTGCTGACCACGGCCATCTCGACCCCGATCTGGGGCAAGCTCGCCGACCTGTTCAACCGCAAGCTGCTCATCCAGATCGCCATCGCGATCTTCGTGCTCGCGACGGCCGCTGCCGGCTTCTCGCAGAGCCCCGAGATGCTCATCTCGTTCCGCGCCGTGCAGGGCATCGGCGCCGGCGGTCTCGCCGCCCTCAGCCAGGTGCTGATGGCCGACATCATCAGCCCGCGCGAGCGCGGCCGCTACATGGGCCTGTTCGGCGCCGTCATGGCCGTCGCCACCATCGGCGGCCCGCTGCTCGGCGGTGTCATCACCGACTCGCTCGGGTGGCGCTGGAACTTCTTCGTCTCGCTCCCGTTCGCGATCCTCGCGCTGATCATCCTGCAGCGCACGCTGCACGTCTCTCCGCGCGTCAAGCGGAAGGTGTCGATCGACTACCTGGGCATCGTGTTCCTCTCGGCCGCGGTCGCGCTGCTGCTGATCTGGGTGACCCTCGCCGGCGACTCGTTCGAGTGGTGGAGCGTGGAGACCGTCCTCATGGTCGGCGGCGCCATCGTCGGCACGATCGCGTTCGTGATCACCGAGCTCCGCTCGAAGGAACCGCTCATCCCGCTCTCGCTGTTCCGCAACCGCACCTTCACCCTCGCGACGATCGCCTCGATCGCCACCGGCATCGCGATGTTCGGCGCCTCGGTGTTCCTCAGCCAGTTCATGCAGCTCGCTCGCGGTGCGACGCCCACCGAAGCGGGTCTGATGACGATCCCGATGATCGGCGGCCTCCTGGTCTCGTCGATCGGCGTGGGCGCGCTCATCACGAAGTTCGGCAACTGGAAGCCGTTCCTCATCGTGGGCTCGGTGTTCCTGATCGCCGGTTCGTACCTGCTGTCGACGATCCACTACGACACGAACTTCGCGCTCGTCTCGCTGTACATGTTCCTGCTCGGCGCCGGCGTCGGCATGACGATGCAGAACCTCGTGCTGGTCGTCCAGAACACCACGAACCCGAGTGAGATCGGCGTCGCGAGCTCGGGAGTCACGTTCTTCCGCAGCCTCGGCGGCACGATCGGCGTCTCGGTCATGGGCGCCGCCCTGGCCGCGAAGGTGACCGAGCTCGTCACTGCGGGCCGCGATGACATCACGGCCGCGATCATGGGCCTCGGCGCCGACGCGCCGAAGTGGGCGGAGACGCTGCAGTCGGGCACGCTCCCCCAGGTGTCGACGATGCCCGAGTCCCTCCGCGTCCTGTTCGAGGACATCTACGCGCAGGGCATCTCGCACTCGTTCCTGATCGCCGTGCCGTTCGCGGTGATCAGCCTGATCGCGATCGTGTTCCTGCCGAACAAGCCGCTCACCCGCATGACCACGAGCGAGCGCATCCAGGCCAGCGAGGCCGACCTCGCCACGGTCTCGGTCCCGGAGGGGATGGGCGTGCTGGCCGCCACGGGCGCAGTGCGCACGATGGATGCCGGCGACGCCGCGCCGTCGGCAGCATCCGCCACGGCAGCGCCCGGCTCGGACCGTTAG
- a CDS encoding MarR family winged helix-turn-helix transcriptional regulator has protein sequence MTDNHDLEARTVAVRALEAEFGELISQFRRLISENAERVSPGMLPGAYKVFTTIVRRESVTLSALAESLMADKGQISRTVRYLEELGFVERTPDPDDGRSSLLSATPLGLERLEAARLPQEKTLLNTLAAWSVDDIRDLTQLLHALASGTTPAAPPSADASA, from the coding sequence GTGACCGACAACCACGACCTCGAGGCGCGCACCGTTGCGGTGCGCGCCCTCGAGGCCGAGTTCGGTGAGCTGATCAGCCAGTTCCGCCGCCTGATCAGCGAGAACGCCGAGCGGGTCAGCCCGGGCATGCTGCCGGGCGCCTACAAGGTGTTCACGACGATCGTGCGCCGCGAGAGCGTCACGCTCTCCGCGCTCGCGGAGTCGCTGATGGCGGACAAGGGGCAGATCAGCCGCACCGTGCGCTACCTCGAGGAGCTCGGGTTCGTGGAGCGCACGCCCGACCCGGACGACGGCCGTTCGAGCCTGCTGTCGGCCACGCCGCTCGGGCTCGAACGCCTCGAGGCCGCACGCCTGCCGCAGGAGAAGACCCTCCTGAACACGCTCGCGGCATGGTCGGTCGACGACATCCGGGATCTCACCCAGCTGCTGCACGCGCTCGCCTCGGGCACCACCCCGGCGGCTCCGCCGTCGGCGGACGCTAGCGCGTAG
- a CDS encoding sugar phosphate isomerase/epimerase family protein, with the protein MARPITLFTGQWADLPFEEVARLAGEWGYDGLEIACWGDHLDPWRWDEPGYVDGKLEVLERNGLKAWTISNHLKGQAVCDDPIDQRHRDILSDRVWGDGDPEGVRQRAAEEMKNTARLAAALGVKTVTGFTGSSIWKYVAMFPPASQAMVDAGYQDFADRWNPILDVFDEVGVRFAHEVHPSEIAYDYWTTKQALEAIGHREAFGLNWDPSHMVWQDIDPVGFLWDFQDRIFHVHCKDTKKRLGNGRNGRLSSHLAWADPRRGWDFISTGHGDVPWEDAFRMLNAIGYAGPLSVEWEDAGMDRLVGAPEALAFVRRLSTYEPSAAAFDAAFSTR; encoded by the coding sequence ATGGCGCGACCGATCACACTGTTCACCGGCCAGTGGGCAGACCTGCCGTTCGAGGAAGTGGCCCGGCTCGCCGGCGAGTGGGGCTATGACGGCCTCGAGATCGCCTGCTGGGGCGATCACCTCGACCCGTGGCGGTGGGACGAGCCAGGGTACGTCGACGGCAAGCTCGAGGTGCTCGAGCGCAACGGGCTGAAGGCGTGGACCATCTCCAACCACCTCAAGGGCCAGGCTGTCTGCGACGACCCCATCGACCAGCGTCACCGCGACATCCTGTCGGACCGCGTGTGGGGCGACGGCGATCCTGAGGGCGTGCGGCAGCGTGCGGCCGAGGAGATGAAGAACACCGCCCGGCTGGCCGCGGCGCTCGGCGTGAAGACGGTCACCGGCTTCACCGGCTCGTCGATCTGGAAGTACGTCGCCATGTTCCCGCCGGCATCCCAGGCGATGGTCGACGCCGGATACCAGGACTTCGCCGACCGCTGGAACCCGATCCTCGACGTGTTCGACGAGGTCGGCGTTCGATTCGCGCACGAGGTGCACCCGAGCGAGATCGCCTACGACTACTGGACCACGAAGCAGGCGCTCGAGGCGATCGGGCACCGCGAGGCGTTCGGCCTGAACTGGGACCCGAGCCACATGGTGTGGCAGGACATCGACCCGGTCGGGTTCCTCTGGGACTTCCAGGACCGGATCTTCCACGTGCACTGCAAGGACACGAAGAAGCGGCTGGGCAACGGCCGCAACGGGCGGCTCTCGTCGCACCTGGCGTGGGCGGACCCGCGGCGCGGCTGGGACTTCATCTCCACCGGCCACGGCGACGTGCCGTGGGAGGACGCCTTCCGGATGCTGAACGCGATCGGCTACGCCGGGCCGCTCTCGGTGGAGTGGGAGGACGCCGGCATGGACCGCCTGGTCGGGGCTCCGGAGGCGCTCGCGTTCGTGCGTCGCCTGTCGACCTACGAGCCATCGGCGGCCGCGTTCGACGCGGCGTTCTCTACGCGCTAG
- a CDS encoding Gfo/Idh/MocA family protein, whose protein sequence is MIGHGFMGAAHSQGWRVAPRFFDLPLEPVLQTVVGRNADSTAAAAAKWGWRESATDWREVIARDDIDVVDVVTPGDTHAEIAIAALAAGKHVLCEKPLANSVAEARAMADAAATAAASGIRSMVGFTYRRVPAATFAKQLVADGRIGEVRQVRAEYLQDWLMDPESPMTWRLDKKLAGSGALGDIGAHAVDLTEYITGQHVETVSGIIETLVADRPLPGAGENESLSLSKSGTASTERGTVTVDDIALFTGRLSSGALASFEASRFRTGRKNALRIEISGTRGALAFDLERLNELEYYDATAPDTELGFRRILVTESAHPYLAPWWPTGHMLGYEHGFSHQVADFVTAVHDGRAPQPSFADGLHVQQVLDAVERSSAAGSAWIPTAG, encoded by the coding sequence ATGATCGGCCACGGCTTCATGGGCGCCGCACACTCCCAGGGCTGGCGGGTGGCGCCCCGGTTCTTCGACCTTCCGCTCGAACCCGTGCTGCAGACGGTCGTCGGCCGCAACGCGGACTCGACCGCCGCCGCAGCGGCGAAGTGGGGCTGGCGCGAGAGCGCGACCGACTGGCGCGAGGTCATCGCACGCGACGACATCGACGTCGTGGATGTCGTCACCCCCGGTGACACGCACGCAGAGATCGCGATCGCCGCCCTCGCGGCAGGCAAGCACGTGCTCTGCGAGAAGCCGCTCGCCAACTCCGTCGCGGAGGCGCGGGCCATGGCCGACGCCGCTGCGACGGCTGCAGCATCCGGGATCCGATCCATGGTCGGGTTCACCTACCGGCGCGTCCCCGCAGCCACCTTCGCCAAGCAGCTGGTCGCGGACGGGCGCATCGGCGAGGTCCGCCAGGTGCGCGCCGAGTACCTGCAGGACTGGCTCATGGACCCCGAGTCGCCGATGACCTGGCGCCTGGACAAGAAGCTCGCCGGGTCGGGTGCGCTCGGCGACATCGGGGCGCACGCCGTCGACCTGACGGAGTACATCACCGGCCAGCATGTCGAGACCGTCTCCGGCATCATCGAGACCCTCGTCGCCGATCGTCCGCTGCCGGGCGCAGGAGAGAACGAGTCGCTGAGCCTGTCCAAGAGCGGGACGGCGTCGACGGAGCGCGGAACCGTGACCGTCGACGACATCGCCCTGTTCACCGGCCGGCTCTCGTCGGGGGCGCTCGCCTCGTTCGAGGCGAGCCGCTTCCGCACCGGGCGCAAGAACGCCCTGCGGATCGAGATCTCCGGCACCCGCGGTGCCCTCGCCTTCGACCTCGAGCGGCTCAACGAGCTCGAGTACTACGACGCCACCGCGCCCGACACCGAGCTGGGCTTCCGCCGCATCCTGGTGACGGAGAGTGCGCACCCCTACCTGGCGCCCTGGTGGCCGACCGGTCATATGCTCGGCTACGAGCACGGCTTCTCGCACCAGGTCGCCGACTTCGTCACCGCGGTCCACGACGGCAGGGCGCCGCAGCCGTCGTTCGCGGACGGACTCCACGTGCAGCAGGTGCTGGATGCGGTCGAGCGCAGCTCTGCCGCGGGCAGCGCCTGGATCCCGACCGCGGGCTGA
- a CDS encoding substrate-binding domain-containing protein, with product MRSHMKASTRLLLTGTALVAAVGLLAGCTGSGAEEDVVDQGTTTEENAESGDTVVIGFSGPAADHGWLGAINSGAQAAADSFDDVELKVAEGTNDPVAQIAAVETFVNEGVDAIVLLPTDGAALTEAAIAAMEAGIPVINVDREFSSPFAARSTILGDNYGMGVSAGTYICEQLGDNPDAVVAEIAGIDSLPLTQDRSQGFADALGDCGLEVTARVAADFTVAGGEAAASQLLSANPKIDALWNHDDDQGIGVLAAIESAGRDEFFMMGGAGSKSAMEAIKADDSVLKATVIYPSTQAADGVALARLIAQSKTMGDLITPSIPNRIVLDAPVVTKDNVDDFIDLAFE from the coding sequence ATGCGCTCACACATGAAGGCGAGCACGCGCCTGCTGCTCACCGGCACAGCACTCGTCGCCGCGGTCGGTCTGCTCGCGGGCTGCACCGGCTCGGGGGCGGAAGAAGACGTCGTCGATCAGGGCACCACCACCGAGGAGAACGCCGAGTCGGGCGACACCGTCGTCATCGGCTTCTCCGGCCCCGCCGCCGACCACGGCTGGCTCGGCGCGATCAACTCGGGCGCGCAGGCCGCGGCCGACAGCTTCGACGACGTCGAGCTGAAGGTCGCAGAGGGCACGAACGACCCGGTCGCGCAGATCGCCGCGGTCGAGACCTTCGTCAACGAGGGCGTCGACGCCATCGTCCTGCTGCCGACCGACGGCGCCGCGCTCACCGAAGCGGCGATCGCCGCGATGGAGGCGGGCATCCCCGTCATCAACGTCGACCGGGAGTTCTCGAGCCCGTTCGCCGCTCGCAGCACGATCCTCGGCGACAACTACGGCATGGGCGTCAGCGCCGGCACGTACATCTGCGAGCAGCTCGGGGACAACCCCGACGCCGTGGTCGCGGAGATCGCCGGCATCGACTCGCTGCCGCTCACCCAGGACCGCTCGCAGGGCTTCGCCGACGCGCTCGGCGACTGCGGCCTCGAGGTCACGGCGCGTGTCGCCGCCGACTTCACGGTCGCCGGCGGTGAGGCTGCCGCCTCGCAGCTGCTCTCGGCCAACCCGAAGATCGACGCGCTGTGGAACCACGACGACGACCAGGGCATCGGCGTCCTGGCCGCCATCGAGTCGGCCGGTCGCGACGAGTTCTTCATGATGGGCGGCGCGGGCAGCAAGAGCGCGATGGAGGCCATCAAGGCCGACGACTCGGTGCTGAAGGCGACGGTCATCTACCCGTCGACGCAGGCGGCCGACGGTGTCGCACTGGCTCGTCTGATCGCGCAGAGCAAGACCATGGGCGACCTGATCACCCCCAGCATCCCGAACCGGATCGTGCTGGACGCCCCGGTCGTGACGAAGGACAACGTCGACGACTTCATCGACCTCGCCTTCGAGTAA
- a CDS encoding sugar ABC transporter ATP-binding protein, whose product MTKSFAGVHALRGVDLEILPGEVHCILGQNGAGKSTLIKTLAGVHRPDEGEILWQGEAVELPTPESAIEIGIATMYQELDVVDGLTIAENIFLGHELARGGFTDRSEASKQTKELLRRLGHGSLSPHTEVGQLSAANKQIVSMARALSHDIKLMIMDEPSAVLDTEEVKNLFGVVRELTAAGIAVVYITHRLEEIRQIGDRISVLKDGRSMASGLSAAETPTPELIRLMTGREVANVFPPAAPIADDAPTVLEVEDLALAGVFQDVSFSVRAGEVVGLAGLVGSGRSEILETVYGARKATAGSVRVGGKALRRGSVVAAVRAGIGLSPEERKSQGLVLDEPIFVNVTLSSMSRFARAGFLDDRAARATAREQIEALELRPADPDRPAMTLSGGNQQKILLARWLVHGTRVLLLDEPTRGVDVGARAEIYALIRALAAAGNAVVVVSSEIEEVLGLADTVLVIADGRVIQTLPASQIDEHGVLDLVMKGTAA is encoded by the coding sequence GTGACGAAGTCCTTCGCCGGCGTCCACGCGCTCCGCGGCGTCGACCTGGAGATCCTGCCGGGCGAGGTGCACTGCATCCTCGGCCAGAACGGCGCGGGCAAGTCCACGCTGATCAAGACCCTGGCCGGCGTCCACCGGCCGGACGAGGGCGAGATCCTCTGGCAGGGCGAAGCAGTCGAGCTGCCGACCCCGGAGTCGGCCATCGAGATCGGCATCGCGACGATGTACCAGGAGCTCGACGTCGTCGACGGCCTGACCATCGCCGAGAACATCTTCCTCGGGCACGAGCTCGCGCGCGGCGGCTTCACCGATCGCTCAGAGGCCTCCAAGCAGACCAAGGAGCTGCTGCGACGACTCGGCCACGGTTCCCTGTCGCCGCACACGGAGGTCGGCCAGCTGAGCGCGGCCAACAAGCAGATCGTGAGCATGGCGCGCGCCCTGTCGCATGACATCAAGCTGATGATCATGGACGAGCCGTCCGCGGTCCTCGACACCGAAGAGGTCAAGAACCTGTTCGGCGTCGTGCGCGAGCTCACCGCCGCGGGCATCGCGGTCGTCTACATCACCCACCGCCTCGAAGAGATCCGCCAGATCGGCGACCGGATCAGCGTCCTCAAGGACGGCCGCTCGATGGCGAGCGGGCTGTCGGCCGCCGAGACTCCCACTCCTGAGCTCATCCGGCTGATGACCGGCCGCGAGGTCGCGAACGTGTTCCCGCCGGCCGCCCCGATCGCCGACGACGCACCCACGGTCCTCGAGGTCGAGGACCTCGCCCTCGCCGGCGTCTTCCAGGACGTGTCGTTCTCGGTCAGGGCCGGTGAAGTCGTCGGACTCGCCGGACTCGTCGGCTCCGGCCGCTCGGAGATCCTCGAGACCGTCTACGGCGCCCGCAAGGCCACGGCCGGCAGCGTCCGCGTGGGCGGCAAGGCGCTGCGACGCGGCTCCGTCGTCGCCGCCGTGCGCGCCGGCATCGGACTGTCGCCCGAGGAGCGCAAGAGTCAGGGGCTGGTGCTCGACGAGCCGATCTTCGTCAACGTGACCCTCTCGTCGATGTCGCGGTTCGCCCGCGCCGGGTTCCTCGACGACCGCGCCGCCCGGGCGACCGCGCGCGAGCAGATCGAGGCGCTCGAACTGCGCCCCGCCGACCCGGACCGCCCGGCGATGACGCTGTCGGGCGGCAATCAGCAGAAGATCCTCCTGGCCCGCTGGCTCGTCCACGGCACCCGGGTGCTGCTCCTCGACGAGCCCACCCGCGGCGTCGACGTCGGCGCCCGCGCCGAGATCTACGCGCTCATCCGTGCGCTCGCCGCCGCCGGCAACGCCGTCGTCGTCGTGTCCAGCGAGATCGAGGAGGTGCTCGGCCTCGCCGACACCGTGCTCGTCATCGCCGATGGCCGCGTCATCCAGACCCTCCCCGCCAGCCAGATCGACGAGCACGGCGTGCTCGACCTCGTGATGAAAGGAACCGCCGCGTGA
- a CDS encoding ABC transporter permease has translation MSEQTNGASPRPLGVDDVPTAADAPPPGGSVDRSGKSAFQRFMSGSVGRNLGLVVALLLLVVVGAITAPDTFTSVSNLLTILRQASIIGVISIGMTLVIIAGGIDLSVGSVMGLASVAATIAAVQDLVDQTHWILMIVIALAVGLAAGLINGVVIAYGKVVAFMATLAMLVAARGLAEILAERRTLQVGDRGFIQAMNADFIGIDVLIWIFAIVAALGWVLLNRTTFGRRTVAIGGNREAARLAGIDVRRHTMWLYAISGLTAGIGAVMILGRTTAGTSTHGQLLELDAIAAVVVGGTLLVGGRGTITGTVFGVLIFATLTNVFVQNNINSSVQAVAKGVIIVVAVLLQQRFAKPTGRSA, from the coding sequence GTGAGCGAGCAGACCAACGGGGCATCGCCCCGCCCTCTCGGGGTCGACGACGTCCCCACCGCTGCGGACGCACCGCCTCCGGGCGGATCGGTCGACCGATCGGGCAAATCCGCGTTCCAGCGCTTCATGTCCGGCTCCGTCGGGCGCAACCTCGGCCTGGTGGTCGCGCTGCTGCTGCTCGTGGTCGTCGGCGCCATCACGGCGCCCGACACGTTCACCAGTGTGAGCAACCTCCTCACGATCCTGCGTCAGGCGTCGATCATCGGCGTGATCAGCATCGGCATGACCCTCGTCATCATCGCGGGCGGCATCGACCTGTCCGTCGGATCCGTGATGGGGCTCGCCTCGGTCGCCGCGACGATCGCGGCGGTGCAGGATCTCGTCGACCAGACCCACTGGATCCTGATGATCGTCATCGCGCTCGCCGTGGGCCTGGCCGCCGGGCTCATCAACGGCGTCGTGATCGCGTACGGGAAGGTGGTCGCGTTCATGGCCACCCTCGCGATGCTCGTCGCCGCGCGCGGTCTGGCGGAGATCCTCGCCGAGCGCCGCACGCTGCAGGTCGGCGACCGTGGATTCATCCAGGCGATGAACGCCGACTTCATCGGCATCGACGTCCTCATCTGGATCTTCGCGATCGTCGCCGCGCTCGGCTGGGTGCTCCTCAACCGCACCACGTTCGGCCGCCGCACGGTCGCCATCGGCGGCAACCGCGAGGCCGCCCGCCTCGCCGGCATCGACGTGCGCCGCCACACCATGTGGCTGTACGCGATCTCGGGTCTCACCGCCGGCATCGGCGCCGTGATGATCCTCGGCCGCACGACGGCGGGCACCTCCACCCATGGCCAGCTCCTCGAGCTCGACGCCATCGCGGCCGTCGTGGTCGGCGGCACGCTCCTGGTGGGCGGTCGCGGCACGATCACGGGCACCGTCTTCGGCGTCCTGATCTTCGCCACCCTGACCAACGTGTTCGTGCAGAACAACATCAACTCGTCGGTGCAGGCCGTCGCGAAGGGCGTCATCATCGTCGTCGCGGTGCTCCTGCAGCAGCGCTTCGCCAAGCCGACCGGCCGAAGCGCCTGA
- a CDS encoding ROK family transcriptional regulator: protein MSSESSSGVSGVSQLFQLLRDGVPRTRAELAKSTGLARSTVAARVDELMRMGLITPLAETVSTGGRPPSQFALNPSARLVLAADIGASHATIAITDLTGSIVIQRSEPLDVTLGPVPVLSWLVDHAIEMLAEIGRPVEVLAAIGMGIPGPVEHSTGQPVNPPIMPGWDRFDVPGWVRQHLDVPVLVDNDVNIMALGERATAWPGTEHLMFVKVATGIGAGIISGGTLQRGAQGIAGDIGHVRVARGVGVPCHCGNTGCLEALASGPAIARALRANGIAAETGNDVVDLVKRGNIDAIQAVRQAGRDIGEVLTACVSIMNPSVIAIGGSMARVGEHLIAGVREVVYTRSIPLATEHLSIVQSATAQNAAVLGASMLAIEYALSPHALPALVQA from the coding sequence ATGAGCAGTGAGTCGTCCTCCGGAGTGTCGGGGGTGAGTCAGCTGTTCCAGCTGCTGCGCGACGGTGTGCCGCGCACACGCGCCGAGCTCGCCAAGTCCACGGGCCTCGCCCGGTCGACCGTCGCCGCGCGCGTGGACGAGCTCATGCGCATGGGGCTCATCACACCGCTGGCCGAGACCGTGTCGACCGGTGGACGCCCGCCCTCGCAGTTCGCCCTCAACCCGAGCGCGCGGCTGGTGCTCGCGGCCGACATCGGCGCCTCGCACGCCACGATCGCGATCACCGATCTGACCGGCTCGATCGTGATCCAGCGCAGCGAACCGCTCGACGTCACCCTGGGGCCGGTGCCCGTGCTCAGCTGGCTCGTCGATCACGCGATCGAGATGCTCGCCGAGATCGGCCGCCCCGTCGAGGTGCTCGCCGCGATCGGCATGGGCATCCCCGGGCCCGTGGAGCATTCCACCGGCCAGCCGGTCAACCCGCCGATCATGCCGGGATGGGACCGCTTCGACGTCCCCGGCTGGGTGCGTCAGCATCTGGACGTGCCCGTGCTGGTCGACAACGACGTGAACATCATGGCGCTCGGCGAGCGCGCCACGGCGTGGCCCGGCACCGAGCACCTCATGTTCGTGAAGGTCGCCACCGGCATCGGCGCGGGGATCATCTCGGGCGGCACCCTGCAGCGCGGGGCGCAGGGCATCGCCGGCGACATCGGCCACGTGCGGGTCGCGCGCGGGGTGGGCGTGCCGTGCCACTGCGGCAACACCGGATGCCTCGAGGCCCTCGCCTCGGGCCCGGCGATCGCCCGGGCGCTGCGCGCCAACGGCATCGCCGCCGAGACCGGCAACGACGTGGTCGATCTGGTCAAGCGCGGCAACATCGACGCCATCCAGGCGGTGCGCCAGGCCGGCCGGGACATCGGCGAGGTGCTGACGGCGTGCGTCAGCATCATGAACCCCTCGGTCATCGCGATCGGCGGGTCGATGGCGCGCGTGGGCGAGCATCTGATCGCCGGCGTGCGCGAGGTCGTCTACACCCGGTCCATCCCACTGGCCACCGAGCACCTGTCGATCGTGCAGTCGGCCACGGCCCAGAACGCGGCCGTGCTCGGCGCCAGCATGCTGGCGATCGAGTACGCGCTCTCCCCGCACGCCCTGCCGGCGCTCGTCCAGGCTTAG
- a CDS encoding NADP-dependent oxidoreductase produces the protein MRFRPMRDATSTDADPSPAPDLPDMMRAVTIDGPGGPEALHAASVPLPRPVLSEVLVRVVAAGVNPIDAKVRAGTSGVARSIDSYPTVLGYDFSGIVVRTPYEAHPFPVGTAVYGMVPFPRSGGTYAEYVVVPTLSLARKPASLSHVEAAGVPLAALTAWGLVVETARAHQGQRMLIHAAGGGVGHFAVQFASYFGAHVTATGSGSNAGWLRELGASVVIDYTTTRFEEVVGDVDVVIDLIGNVHDQTGSRSLQVLRRGGLYVIVPTGSWPEYAEAADAAGVRATKYSVIPDGGALATIARLLDSGPLQVYIDSVFALEQAAEAHAQLEQGHTRGKIVLRVSDD, from the coding sequence ATGAGATTCCGACCGATGCGCGATGCCACCTCGACCGACGCCGATCCCTCTCCTGCCCCCGACCTGCCCGACATGATGCGCGCCGTCACGATCGACGGCCCTGGCGGTCCCGAGGCGCTGCACGCAGCATCCGTCCCGCTCCCCCGGCCCGTTCTCAGCGAGGTGCTGGTGCGCGTCGTCGCCGCCGGGGTGAACCCGATCGACGCGAAGGTGCGTGCGGGGACGAGTGGGGTCGCCCGCAGCATCGACAGCTACCCGACCGTGCTCGGCTACGACTTCAGCGGCATCGTCGTGCGCACGCCCTATGAGGCGCACCCCTTCCCCGTGGGCACGGCGGTGTACGGCATGGTGCCGTTCCCGCGCTCCGGCGGGACGTACGCGGAGTACGTGGTGGTGCCCACGCTGTCGCTCGCCCGCAAGCCCGCCTCGCTCTCGCACGTGGAGGCCGCCGGCGTCCCCCTGGCCGCACTCACCGCGTGGGGGCTCGTCGTCGAGACCGCGCGCGCCCATCAGGGGCAGCGGATGCTGATCCACGCGGCGGGCGGCGGCGTCGGGCACTTCGCGGTGCAGTTCGCGTCGTACTTCGGGGCGCACGTCACCGCGACCGGGTCCGGGAGCAACGCGGGGTGGCTGCGCGAACTGGGCGCCTCGGTCGTGATCGACTACACGACGACGCGTTTCGAAGAGGTGGTCGGCGACGTCGACGTGGTCATCGACCTCATCGGCAACGTGCACGATCAGACCGGGTCCCGGTCGCTGCAGGTGCTGCGCCGGGGCGGGCTCTACGTGATCGTGCCGACCGGGTCGTGGCCCGAGTACGCGGAGGCGGCCGACGCGGCGGGCGTGCGCGCGACGAAGTACAGCGTGATCCCGGACGGCGGAGCCCTGGCGACGATCGCCCGACTGCTCGACTCGGGCCCGCTGCAGGTCTACATCGACAGCGTCTTCGCGCTCGAGCAGGCGGCGGAGGCCCACGCCCAGCTGGAGCAGGGGCACACCCGCGGCAAGATCGTGCTCCGCGTCAGCGACGACTGA